From Mytilus edulis chromosome 9, xbMytEdul2.2, whole genome shotgun sequence, the proteins below share one genomic window:
- the LOC139488651 gene encoding uncharacterized protein isoform X1, giving the protein MECDKHKQPLHLYCPNHLMPSCDVCISTSHSKCPGITSLASVVEKTKIEKSKVTVEKDINHFLSILDQLVTSKSKNIKTIENHCIGVKKSINEIRKEINKHLDHLEEKLCQEADIMWNKERSKATDFISEIEGKRQNLKEMKEHLQTFTTNTSKLQSFLGVHKIEQQVHQCQRYIEDLEDDERTKEFDIKMKQNDEIDNILSKLVSLESLGEVIVDKTEINLNRETSLRRKAQVKSQEQSNINNMTMNIETKIEINIGKYISDMICLIDGRVIVVEKYGKVNLLSSDGKLQKQLPIPGDAWGVTQINENTIAITYPGEFAIKIFNMENETVTKVFKLGKPCNGLSFSNNSLTVGLYYDKIRIIDLEGDTLKSIQVQSESFLYNLVYCDRRVIYSDYKGKAVYCVDESGKQIWEYKQDLMGPEGLCIDNYGNIIVIDFRSHRIIVISKDGQDSKVLISKEDGLENLKFICFKHNESSGFICDCYGTYLAKFNLSCE; this is encoded by the coding sequence ATGGAGTGTGACAAACATAAGCAACCGCTCCATTTGTACTGTCCCAATCATTTAATGCCATCCTGTGATGTATGTATTTCCACTAGTCATTCCAAATGTCCTGGAATAACAAGTTTAGCCAGTGTAGTGGAGAaaaccaaaattgaaaaatctaaagTGACTGTAGAGAAAGACATAAATCATTTCTTATCTATTCTTGACCAATTAGTGACCAGCAAatcaaaaaacattaaaacaatagAAAATCATTGCATAGGCGTAAAGAAATCAATTAATGAGATTAGAAaggaaataaacaaacatttagacCACCTAGAGGAAAAGTTATGTCAAGAAGCTGATATCATGTGGAATAAAGAAAGATCAAAAGCAACTGATTTCATCTCAGAAATTGAAGGGAAAAGGCAAAACTTGAAGGAAATGAAAGAACATTTACAAACATTTACAACAAACACTTCCAAACTGCAATCTTTTCTAGGTGTACATAAGATTGAACAACAAGTACATCAATGTCAGCGATATATTGAAGATCTAGAAGATGATGAGAGGACCAAAGAATTTGACATCAAAATGAAGCAAAATGATGAGATAGATAACATACTAAGCAAATTAGTTTCATTGGAATCTTTAGGCGAAGTAATAGTTGATAAGACAGAAATAAACTTAAATAGAGAAACAAGTTTGAGGAGGAAAGcacaagtaaaatcacaagaacAATCCAACATAAACAACATGACAATGAATATTGAGACAAAGATAGAGATCAACATAGGGAAGTATATTAGTGACATGATTTGTCTGATTGATGGAAGAGTTATAGTAGTGGAAAAGTATGGTAAAGTTAACCTACTTAGTTCTGATGGCAAACTTCAGAAACAATTACCTATACCTGGTGATGCCTGGGGTGTTACACAGATCAATGAGAACACTATTGCCATAACTTATCCTGGAGAGTTTGCCATTAAGATCTTCAATATGGAGAATGAAACAGTTACTAAAGTTTTCAAATTAGGAAAACCATGCAATggtttatcattttcaaataattctctGACTGTAGGTTTGTATTATGATAAAATCCGTATTATAGACTTAGAAGGAGATACTCTGAAGTCAATACAAGTTCAGAGTGAATCATTCCTGTATAATCTTGTTTACTGTGATAGAAGAGTTATCTATAGTGACTATAAAGGTAAAGCAGTATACTGTGTTGATGAATCAGGTAAACAGATCTGGGAGTATAAACAGGATTTAATGGGACCAGAAGGACTTTGTATAGATAATTATGGTAACATTATTGTAATAGACTTTAGGTCTCATAGAATAATAGTAATATCAAAAGATGGCCAAGATAGTAAAGTACTGATTAGTAAGGAGGATGGACTGGAGAATCTAAAGTTTATCTGCTTTAAACATAATGAGTCTTCAGGTTTTATTTGTGATTGCTATGGCAcatacttggccaaatttaattTGTCATGTGAATAA